A genomic segment from Streptosporangium roseum DSM 43021 encodes:
- a CDS encoding WXG100 family type VII secretion target, which translates to MSQSTDYTGGGFAADYTKVNFVQMERVQGELLQVVTAMDTVTDNLITQLRATLGEASWSGGASEFFEQHRAKWDQAEQEMGRQLQEAAKALGVATENYRAAEQRNKAIWAG; encoded by the coding sequence ATGTCTCAGTCAACCGACTACACCGGGGGTGGCTTCGCGGCCGACTACACGAAGGTCAACTTCGTGCAGATGGAGCGGGTCCAGGGCGAGCTCCTCCAGGTCGTCACCGCCATGGACACGGTCACCGACAATCTCATCACCCAGCTCAGGGCCACCCTGGGCGAGGCGAGCTGGTCCGGTGGAGCGTCGGAGTTCTTCGAGCAGCACCGGGCCAAGTGGGACCAGGCCGAGCAGGAGATGGGGCGCCAGCTTCAGGAGGCCGCGAAGGCCCTCGGCGTCGCCACCGAGAACTACCGGGCCGCCGAGCAGCGTAACAAGGCGATCTGGGCCGGCTGA
- a CDS encoding YbaB/EbfC family nucleoid-associated protein yields the protein MNDEFRITMEGLADEYNKQAAQLRETYGKLNDLTATAQSDDRMVTVTVGPRGQVQGIELDPRVYRKLSPSELTHSIMEQIGVATGEVSARMQELMTPLVPDGLPYEELFGEGASFESFLPQPVNLPSREPEDRR from the coding sequence GTGAACGATGAGTTCCGGATCACGATGGAGGGGCTGGCCGACGAGTACAACAAGCAGGCGGCCCAGCTCCGCGAGACGTACGGCAAGCTGAACGACCTGACCGCGACCGCGCAGTCGGATGACCGGATGGTGACCGTCACCGTGGGCCCACGCGGGCAGGTGCAGGGGATCGAACTGGACCCGCGCGTCTACCGGAAGCTGTCGCCGTCGGAGCTGACCCACTCGATCATGGAACAGATCGGCGTGGCGACGGGCGAGGTGTCGGCCCGGATGCAGGAGCTGATGACCCCGCTCGTGCCGGACGGCCTGCCGTACGAGGAGCTGTTCGGGGAGGGCGCGAGTTTCGAGTCGTTCCTGCCCCAGCCGGTGAACCTGCCGTCGAGGGAGCCGGAGGACCGCCGGTGA
- a CDS encoding WXG100 family type VII secretion target, translating into MEFYGASPDKIRTGAGQVVDAAQHVEGLRKGVQLTTQELTASGWLGSASAKFLQAMTKWDEQMMIVRRDLEDIADRMGQNVVVYSAADQDVQSGMGRVDSLINTGAVDGKINR; encoded by the coding sequence GTGGAATTTTACGGTGCTAGCCCCGACAAGATCAGAACAGGGGCGGGTCAGGTTGTCGACGCCGCGCAGCACGTCGAAGGACTGCGCAAGGGCGTTCAGCTCACCACGCAGGAGCTGACGGCTTCGGGCTGGCTTGGATCGGCGTCGGCCAAGTTCCTGCAGGCGATGACCAAGTGGGACGAGCAGATGATGATCGTCCGGCGAGACCTGGAAGACATCGCGGACAGGATGGGCCAGAACGTGGTCGTCTACAGCGCGGCCGACCAAGACGTGCAGTCGGGTATGGGACGGGTCGACTCGCTCATCAACACCGGCGCGGTCGACGGCAAGATCAACAGGTAG
- a CDS encoding type VII secretion protein EccC, whose protein sequence is MSIVIVRRPERRPPPKPPRGEILLESPPEVPEVQPQGFMAVLTYLPMIAGGAAMGLMFTAGGNSNPLMYVASGLFAISMVGMSLGQMGRQSGERKNRLNNLRRDYFRYLSQVRKRVRQAAKQQRAALEWGGPAPESLWWVAMSQRLWERRPRDDDFGTVRLGTGVQKLAIQLIPPDSKPIEDLDALTSGALRRFVRAHSTVAKLPVAVALHSFARINLTGDPVAVRELVRAMIAQLTVFHSPDDMRVMVCASKEWMAQWDWVKWLPHALHPEETDAAGQVRLMAENLSQLDHLLGSELKERARFKPGASSDALPYHVLIIDGGHVPHDSQLGTDAIQGVTVIDLSGAAGPIEEKNTLRLDIQPDGFHMIKIDHAGKESSTRLGDPDRLDFLRTEGLARQLAPLRVSTAKGGETQDVLAMNTSLTDLLGVGDPTRLDASLTWRPRAGRNRLRVPIGLGVDGRLVELDIKESAQGGMGPHGLVIGATGSGKSELLRTLVLGLAITHSSEILNFVLVDFKGGATFLGLDTLSHVSAVITNLEDELPLVDRMYDALHGEMVRRQELLRAAGNYASLRDYERAREQGVDLKPMPTLFVVIDEFSELLSAKPEFIELFVMIGRLGRSLGVHLLLASQRLEEGRLRGLDTHLSYRVGLRTFSAMESRVVLGVADAYELPSAPGNGYLKFETTGMTRFKAAYVSGTYQADHSQGVTPDGQAILRQVVEYGPDFAPVPVVEEPKKELPAADGPADRGSVTLLDLVVSRLHDQGPPAHRIWLPPLGDPPSLTQLLPPLSATPELGLGTIGWVGRGQLHAVVGLVDKPFEQRSDPFWLDLSGAAGHVGVAGGTQSGKSTVLRTLIASMALMHTPREVQFYCLDFGGGALASLEGLPHLGGIASRLDGDRVRRTVAEIATLLQQREREFTDQGIDSITTYRRMRAEGTIEGDRFGDVFLVVDGWLTVRQEFETLEPVITDLAARGLGYGIHVVAATNKWSEFRPGIRDLFGTRVELKLGDAYESEVNRKASLAVPEGVPGRGLTREGLHFLSALPRIDGVQKADDLSDGVRALVHAVRDAWQGPPAPAVRLLPAVLAAETLPDAEQSGPNRIPLGIDEATLSPVMLDFDADPHFIVVGDTESGKSNMLRLITEGLVARHTPQQAMMIVIDYRRALLDSAATEHRIGYAASSAAALELIADVRNALLKRLPPADLTPEQLRSRSWWQGSDLYIVVDDYDLVATSSNPLQPLADLLPQARDIGLHLVMSRAMGGVGRAMFDPIIQKIKDMASPAVVLSGNKDEGFVFGNVRPHPLPPGRGYFVDRRHGARLVQTAFVAPPSPPEES, encoded by the coding sequence GTGAGTATCGTCATCGTGCGGCGCCCAGAGCGCCGGCCACCGCCCAAGCCTCCGCGGGGCGAGATCCTGCTCGAGTCTCCGCCGGAGGTCCCCGAGGTCCAGCCGCAGGGCTTCATGGCGGTGCTCACCTACCTGCCGATGATCGCGGGCGGCGCCGCGATGGGCCTGATGTTCACCGCCGGCGGCAACTCCAACCCGCTCATGTACGTCGCGAGCGGCCTGTTCGCGATATCCATGGTGGGCATGTCCCTGGGCCAGATGGGCCGCCAGTCTGGAGAGCGCAAGAACCGGCTCAACAACCTGCGCCGCGACTACTTCCGCTATCTCTCCCAGGTCCGCAAGAGGGTGCGCCAGGCCGCCAAGCAGCAGCGCGCGGCCCTGGAGTGGGGCGGTCCCGCCCCCGAATCACTGTGGTGGGTCGCCATGAGCCAGCGCCTGTGGGAACGGCGGCCCCGCGACGACGACTTCGGCACGGTACGGCTCGGCACCGGCGTGCAGAAACTCGCCATCCAGCTCATTCCCCCCGACTCCAAGCCGATCGAGGACCTGGACGCCCTGACGTCCGGCGCGCTGCGAAGGTTCGTCCGGGCGCACTCGACGGTGGCCAAGCTGCCGGTGGCCGTGGCCCTGCACTCCTTCGCGCGGATCAACCTGACGGGCGACCCGGTGGCCGTACGCGAGCTCGTACGGGCGATGATCGCCCAGCTGACCGTGTTCCACTCCCCGGACGACATGCGGGTCATGGTGTGCGCGAGCAAGGAGTGGATGGCCCAGTGGGACTGGGTCAAGTGGCTGCCCCACGCGCTGCATCCGGAGGAGACCGACGCCGCCGGCCAGGTGCGGCTGATGGCCGAGAACCTGTCCCAGCTCGACCACCTGCTCGGCTCGGAGCTGAAGGAGCGCGCGCGGTTCAAGCCCGGCGCCTCCTCCGACGCCCTGCCGTACCACGTGCTGATCATCGACGGCGGCCACGTGCCGCACGACTCCCAGCTCGGCACCGACGCCATCCAGGGCGTCACCGTGATCGACCTGTCCGGGGCCGCGGGGCCGATCGAGGAGAAGAACACCCTCCGGCTGGACATCCAGCCGGACGGCTTCCACATGATCAAGATCGACCACGCGGGCAAGGAGAGCTCGACCCGCCTCGGCGACCCCGACCGGCTGGACTTCCTGCGGACCGAGGGCCTGGCCCGGCAGCTCGCCCCCCTGCGCGTCTCGACCGCCAAGGGCGGGGAGACGCAGGACGTGCTCGCGATGAACACCTCCCTGACCGACCTGCTCGGCGTCGGCGATCCGACCCGCCTCGACGCGTCACTGACGTGGCGACCCCGGGCGGGCCGCAACCGGCTGCGGGTGCCGATCGGCCTCGGCGTGGACGGCCGCCTCGTCGAGCTCGACATCAAGGAGTCGGCCCAGGGCGGCATGGGGCCGCACGGCCTGGTCATCGGCGCCACCGGCTCGGGCAAGAGCGAGCTGCTGCGGACGCTGGTGCTCGGTCTGGCGATCACCCACTCGTCGGAGATCCTGAACTTCGTCCTGGTCGACTTCAAGGGCGGCGCCACCTTCCTCGGCCTCGACACCCTGTCCCACGTCTCGGCGGTCATCACCAACCTCGAGGACGAGCTGCCGCTCGTCGACCGCATGTACGACGCCCTGCACGGGGAGATGGTCCGCCGCCAGGAGCTGCTGCGCGCCGCCGGCAACTACGCCTCCCTGCGCGACTACGAGCGCGCCCGCGAGCAAGGCGTCGACCTGAAGCCGATGCCCACGCTGTTCGTCGTGATCGACGAGTTCAGCGAGCTGCTCTCGGCCAAACCCGAGTTCATCGAGCTGTTCGTGATGATCGGGCGGCTCGGCCGCTCCCTCGGCGTCCACCTGCTGCTGGCCTCCCAGCGGCTGGAGGAGGGCCGGCTGCGCGGCCTGGACACCCACCTGTCCTACCGGGTCGGCCTGCGCACCTTCTCCGCGATGGAGAGCCGGGTCGTGCTCGGCGTCGCCGACGCCTACGAGCTGCCGTCCGCCCCGGGAAACGGCTATCTCAAGTTCGAGACCACCGGGATGACCCGGTTCAAGGCCGCCTACGTGTCCGGCACCTACCAGGCGGACCACAGCCAGGGGGTGACGCCGGACGGCCAGGCCATCCTGCGGCAGGTCGTGGAGTACGGCCCGGACTTCGCCCCGGTTCCCGTCGTGGAGGAGCCCAAGAAGGAGCTGCCCGCGGCCGACGGACCGGCCGACCGGGGTTCGGTCACCCTGCTGGACCTCGTGGTCAGCCGGCTGCACGACCAGGGACCGCCCGCCCACCGGATCTGGCTGCCGCCGCTGGGCGATCCCCCGTCCCTCACGCAGTTGCTCCCGCCCCTGTCGGCGACGCCCGAACTGGGCCTGGGCACGATCGGATGGGTGGGCCGGGGCCAGCTGCACGCCGTCGTGGGCCTCGTCGACAAACCGTTCGAGCAGCGGAGCGACCCGTTCTGGCTGGACCTGTCGGGGGCGGCCGGCCACGTCGGCGTCGCCGGCGGAACGCAGAGCGGCAAGAGCACGGTGCTGCGCACGCTGATCGCCAGCATGGCGCTGATGCACACTCCCCGGGAGGTGCAGTTCTACTGCCTCGACTTCGGCGGCGGCGCCCTGGCCTCGCTGGAGGGGCTGCCCCACCTGGGCGGGATCGCCAGCCGTCTGGACGGCGACCGGGTCCGCCGTACGGTGGCCGAGATCGCCACCCTCCTGCAGCAGCGGGAGCGCGAGTTCACCGACCAGGGGATCGACTCGATCACCACCTACCGGCGCATGCGCGCCGAGGGGACGATCGAGGGAGACCGCTTCGGCGACGTCTTCCTCGTGGTCGACGGCTGGCTGACCGTCAGGCAGGAGTTCGAGACGCTCGAACCCGTGATCACCGACCTGGCCGCCCGCGGCCTCGGCTACGGCATCCACGTCGTGGCCGCCACCAACAAGTGGTCGGAGTTCCGTCCGGGCATCCGCGACCTCTTCGGCACCCGGGTGGAGCTCAAGCTCGGCGACGCCTACGAGTCGGAGGTCAACCGCAAGGCGTCGCTGGCCGTGCCCGAGGGCGTCCCGGGACGCGGCCTCACCAGGGAGGGCCTGCACTTCCTGTCGGCGCTGCCCAGGATCGACGGGGTCCAGAAAGCCGACGACCTGTCGGACGGCGTGCGCGCACTCGTCCACGCCGTCAGGGACGCCTGGCAGGGGCCTCCCGCCCCGGCCGTGCGGCTGCTGCCGGCGGTGCTGGCCGCCGAGACGCTGCCCGACGCGGAGCAGAGCGGGCCGAACCGGATCCCGCTCGGGATCGACGAGGCCACCCTGTCGCCCGTCATGCTGGACTTCGACGCCGACCCGCACTTCATCGTGGTGGGCGACACCGAGAGCGGCAAGTCCAACATGCTGCGGCTCATCACCGAGGGCCTGGTCGCCCGGCACACGCCGCAGCAGGCCATGATGATCGTGATCGACTACCGGCGGGCGCTGCTGGACTCCGCCGCCACCGAGCACCGCATCGGCTACGCCGCCTCCAGCGCGGCGGCGCTCGAACTGATCGCCGACGTGCGCAACGCACTGCTCAAACGGCTGCCCCCGGCGGACCTGACACCGGAGCAGCTGCGGTCCAGAAGCTGGTGGCAGGGGTCGGACCTGTACATCGTCGTCGACGACTACGACCTCGTGGCGACCTCGTCCAACCCGCTCCAGCCACTGGCCGACCTGCTGCCGCAGGCCCGCGACATCGGGCTCCACCTCGTCATGTCGCGCGCGATGGGCGGCGTCGGCCGGGCCATGTTCGATCCGATCATCCAGAAGATCAAAGACATGGCCAGCCCCGCCGTCGTCCTGTCCGGCAACAAGGACGAGGGCTTCGTGTTCGGCAACGTGCGGCCCCATCCGCTCCCGCCGGGCCGCGGCTACTTCGTCGACAGGAGGCACGGCGCGCGCCTGGTGCAGACCGCCTTCGTGGCACCCCCGTCACCCCCGGAGGAGAGCTGA
- a CDS encoding YbaB/EbfC family nucleoid-associated protein — MQEFGDFANIDIDKLLKGADEQFARMEEMQKGMADLVGRAQDDDGLVTVEYAAEGIRELQLHPKAMRLSAGELAEKVKDVIAAATTDLQKQVNEVMAEVFGEEDNPMSYINDPDKAMNQIKDAEAAYNRTFDDVMGELDSIRRRMNL, encoded by the coding sequence ATGCAGGAGTTCGGGGACTTCGCGAACATTGATATCGACAAGCTCCTGAAGGGAGCGGACGAGCAGTTCGCGCGCATGGAGGAAATGCAGAAGGGCATGGCCGACCTCGTCGGGCGTGCCCAGGACGACGACGGCCTGGTCACCGTGGAGTACGCCGCCGAGGGCATACGCGAGCTCCAGTTGCACCCCAAGGCGATGCGGCTGAGCGCGGGCGAGCTGGCCGAGAAGGTCAAGGACGTCATCGCCGCCGCCACCACGGATCTGCAGAAGCAGGTCAACGAGGTCATGGCCGAGGTGTTCGGCGAGGAGGACAATCCGATGTCCTACATCAACGACCCGGACAAGGCGATGAACCAGATCAAGGACGCGGAAGCCGCTTACAACCGGACATTCGATGATGTGATGGGCGAGCTCGACAGCATCCGCCGCCGCATGAACCTGTAA
- a CDS encoding WXG100 family type VII secretion target: MGSESKVLIIRSSAAVPQVDGVTQTKDQIKELLRNTAPTSIDDAGFAYGNAAGTIDLVCGVLQSVAGELAKVWGGETAAEVQKALQMLHATGTELVSKMEQMSTTLRLYGGTYLPQAIEKINKLESQGGTSTVPPSANASMSPAAADVEAANEAARKVLRELNEKIVELYNVQVPPHVSYELPTVSLPGGPSSYTKTQYPEGDSPYQGDSTGSGNGSTGSGTGGSSSSPGSGRGNGGSGGSGPGGSGPEGPGSDGSGSDGSGPKGSDPADPGSNGTDPGGSGSDGTGSPGSGAGAPGADGGNGNGNGQGQSPVDGANGKDSDATAPAVIGGNEDAPRHNPRSTETAGLNQQPVTTLAPPNTVVPTAVAPPPTTSFGPTTAVSPVLGVGGSGAGAGSLGVGGASSAALARGTIGNGTMMPMGGMPMGGGMGQEGCEEHETSVYLPEKGHWESEHDVTSSCIC, from the coding sequence GTGGGTAGCGAATCGAAGGTTCTGATCATCCGGTCCTCTGCCGCGGTTCCGCAGGTGGACGGCGTCACCCAGACCAAGGACCAGATCAAGGAGCTGCTGCGCAACACCGCGCCCACCAGCATCGACGACGCGGGCTTCGCCTACGGCAACGCCGCCGGGACCATCGACCTCGTCTGCGGCGTCCTGCAGAGCGTCGCCGGCGAGCTCGCGAAGGTGTGGGGCGGGGAGACGGCGGCGGAGGTGCAGAAGGCGCTGCAGATGCTGCACGCCACCGGCACCGAGCTGGTCTCCAAGATGGAGCAGATGTCCACCACCCTCCGGTTGTACGGCGGGACCTACCTCCCCCAGGCCATCGAGAAGATCAACAAGCTGGAGAGTCAGGGCGGGACGTCGACGGTCCCGCCCAGCGCCAACGCCAGCATGTCGCCGGCGGCGGCGGACGTGGAAGCCGCCAACGAGGCCGCTCGCAAGGTGCTGAGGGAGCTCAACGAGAAGATCGTCGAACTCTACAACGTCCAGGTGCCCCCGCACGTCTCGTACGAGCTGCCGACCGTGTCACTGCCGGGCGGTCCTTCCTCGTACACGAAGACCCAGTACCCCGAGGGCGACTCGCCGTACCAGGGCGACTCGACCGGGTCCGGGAACGGCTCGACGGGCTCCGGGACGGGCGGCTCTTCCTCGTCTCCGGGCTCCGGCAGGGGGAACGGCGGATCGGGTGGTTCCGGTCCGGGCGGGTCAGGTCCGGAAGGTCCGGGCTCCGACGGCTCAGGCTCTGACGGGTCCGGTCCGAAGGGTTCCGACCCGGCTGATCCGGGGTCGAACGGCACCGACCCGGGCGGGTCCGGTTCCGACGGCACGGGTTCGCCCGGCTCCGGTGCCGGCGCTCCGGGCGCCGACGGCGGGAACGGGAACGGGAACGGGCAGGGACAGTCTCCGGTCGACGGCGCGAACGGCAAGGATTCCGACGCCACCGCCCCGGCCGTGATCGGCGGGAACGAGGACGCTCCCAGGCACAACCCCCGGAGCACCGAGACGGCGGGCCTCAACCAGCAGCCGGTGACGACTCTCGCTCCTCCCAACACTGTCGTGCCCACCGCCGTCGCTCCGCCTCCCACCACTTCGTTCGGACCGACGACCGCCGTCTCCCCGGTCCTCGGTGTGGGCGGTTCGGGAGCCGGTGCGGGCTCCCTGGGCGTGGGCGGGGCCAGCTCCGCCGCGCTGGCGCGGGGCACCATCGGCAACGGCACGATGATGCCGATGGGCGGCATGCCGATGGGCGGCGGGATGGGCCAGGAGGGCTGCGAGGAGCACGAGACATCGGTCTACCTGCCGGAAAAAGGTCACTGGGAGAGCGAGCACGATGTGACCTCCTCATGCATCTGCTGA
- the eccD gene encoding type VII secretion integral membrane protein EccD, whose protein sequence is MRSLAQPPAQGPITQGALAQFAAPLPTLCHVTIVAPRRKADLALPADIPLPHVLPGLLRAVGEIGGDASAGPGWVLQRLGGAPLDLGQSLGTLGVLDGEVLYLRPQEAMLPPALFDDVADVVATGVQEGSDKWGPRHTRLAGVGAAVALLLTGVAALVLAGPPWTPAAVVAVVFAALLVAAGAAMSRAAGDSPAGALIGYAALPYGLLAGLLAPSAAGGLGGLGAAHMLAAFASVGLVATIAVIAIADGVPVFLGAAIASMTGAVSAAVVMVSQAPAAGVAAVTVAILLGFTPLIPVLSFRLARVPTPTMPTTADELRNDNQQIDGPLVEERTAHALSYATGMVAGVALVALVAQAYLVMHGGWVATANALTLSLTLIMRTRVFHGFGQRLWLMISGVSGLVMFAISQAAGGGGPTAIIVVMGLLGAAAICAGLGMWLQVGKPSPFWGRAGDIVELLLIVALFPLALGVLEVYSWVRGLSG, encoded by the coding sequence GTGAGGTCGCTGGCTCAACCGCCCGCTCAGGGGCCGATCACACAGGGCGCGCTGGCCCAGTTCGCCGCGCCGCTGCCGACGTTGTGCCACGTCACGATCGTGGCCCCCCGCAGGAAGGCCGACCTGGCGCTGCCCGCGGACATTCCACTGCCCCATGTCCTGCCCGGCCTGCTGCGCGCGGTGGGGGAGATCGGCGGTGACGCGTCGGCCGGTCCCGGTTGGGTGCTCCAACGGCTCGGCGGGGCCCCGCTCGACCTCGGCCAGAGCCTGGGAACCCTGGGCGTGCTCGACGGCGAGGTGCTCTATCTCAGGCCGCAGGAGGCCATGCTGCCTCCCGCGCTGTTCGACGACGTGGCCGACGTGGTCGCCACCGGGGTCCAGGAGGGCTCCGACAAATGGGGCCCGCGGCACACCCGCCTGGCCGGGGTGGGAGCCGCGGTCGCGCTCCTGCTCACCGGGGTGGCGGCCCTGGTGCTGGCCGGGCCGCCGTGGACGCCCGCCGCCGTGGTCGCCGTGGTCTTCGCGGCCCTCCTGGTCGCCGCGGGCGCCGCGATGTCCCGGGCGGCCGGCGACTCCCCGGCGGGCGCGCTGATCGGCTACGCGGCCCTGCCGTACGGCCTGCTGGCCGGGTTGCTGGCACCGTCGGCGGCCGGGGGACTGGGGGGACTCGGCGCGGCGCACATGCTCGCCGCCTTCGCCTCCGTCGGCCTCGTGGCGACCATCGCCGTGATCGCCATCGCCGACGGCGTGCCGGTCTTCCTCGGCGCCGCCATCGCCTCGATGACCGGAGCGGTGAGCGCGGCCGTCGTGATGGTGTCCCAGGCGCCCGCCGCCGGGGTGGCCGCGGTCACCGTCGCGATCCTGCTGGGGTTCACCCCGCTGATCCCGGTCCTGTCGTTCCGGCTCGCCCGCGTGCCGACGCCGACGATGCCCACCACCGCCGACGAACTGCGCAACGACAACCAGCAGATCGACGGCCCGCTCGTCGAGGAGCGCACCGCCCACGCGCTGAGCTACGCGACCGGGATGGTCGCGGGAGTGGCGCTGGTGGCGCTGGTGGCGCAGGCCTACCTCGTCATGCATGGCGGATGGGTCGCCACGGCCAACGCGCTGACGCTGTCGCTGACCCTCATCATGCGGACCCGCGTCTTCCACGGGTTCGGCCAGCGGCTCTGGCTGATGATCTCCGGTGTCTCCGGGCTCGTCATGTTCGCGATCTCGCAGGCCGCCGGAGGGGGAGGCCCCACCGCGATCATCGTGGTGATGGGACTGCTGGGCGCCGCGGCGATCTGCGCGGGCCTGGGCATGTGGCTGCAGGTCGGCAAGCCGTCCCCGTTCTGGGGGCGGGCCGGGGACATCGTCGAGCTCCTGCTGATCGTCGCGCTGTTCCCGCTGGCCCTCGGCGTGCTGGAGGTCTACTCCTGGGTCCGCGGCCTGTCCGGCTGA
- the eccB gene encoding type VII secretion protein EccB codes for MQTRRDLYQAHKLMTQRLGMALLQGEPDLSESPMRRHNTATFGGILVAVLVTAVFGVIGLIRPGNATGLTDPGNLIVEEETGAIYVYSAPQKKMIPVTNVASARLLLNTQDVKVRTVTAASLAKYDRGTLVGILGAPESLPARDRLIRAPWSVCVAEGVDTNGERKPYTSLIGGFRVGGAPVEQGSAMVVREKEGSQAWLLWANQRLKVPARTVRTLTQEQPRQIPAAWLNALPEGRPFERPAIPGLGGSARGPDGRRSAVGRVFTVPPVTGGPAKWYVLLADGLADVSPLQATLLLADPAIKQAYGRAEPLPKEIAPATANGMKQSGTRLGVSGLPASMPRIISSAPTSPLCAVYSETERGSTQATLTIGSTAPIPQPPKGWFNQDVADRVTLSRGAGALVGVLPGNGQTGAMRPLYLIGDQGRRHAILSADMLPSLGYELKDVAPLPTQIVKLIPEGPALDPAAAKAPVQIAPSATAPPRQ; via the coding sequence ATGCAGACCCGTCGCGATCTTTATCAGGCGCACAAGCTGATGACACAGCGCCTGGGCATGGCCCTGCTCCAGGGAGAGCCGGACCTGTCGGAGTCACCGATGCGCAGGCACAACACGGCCACGTTCGGCGGAATTCTGGTCGCGGTGCTGGTGACGGCCGTCTTCGGGGTGATAGGCCTGATCCGCCCGGGCAACGCCACCGGGCTCACCGATCCGGGGAACCTGATCGTGGAAGAGGAGACAGGCGCGATCTACGTCTACAGCGCCCCGCAGAAGAAGATGATCCCGGTCACCAACGTGGCCTCCGCCAGGCTGCTGCTGAACACGCAGGACGTGAAGGTGCGCACGGTCACCGCCGCCTCGCTCGCGAAGTACGACCGCGGCACGCTGGTGGGCATCCTGGGCGCCCCCGAGTCCCTGCCCGCCCGCGACCGCCTGATCCGCGCTCCCTGGTCGGTGTGCGTCGCCGAGGGTGTCGACACCAACGGCGAGCGCAAGCCGTACACCTCGCTGATCGGCGGCTTCCGCGTCGGCGGCGCCCCGGTCGAGCAGGGCTCGGCCATGGTCGTCAGGGAGAAGGAGGGGAGCCAGGCCTGGCTGCTGTGGGCGAACCAGCGGCTGAAGGTGCCCGCCAGGACCGTTCGGACGCTGACCCAGGAGCAACCTCGCCAGATCCCCGCGGCCTGGCTCAACGCCCTGCCGGAGGGGCGTCCCTTCGAGAGGCCGGCGATCCCGGGTCTCGGCGGTTCGGCGCGCGGGCCCGACGGCAGGAGGTCCGCGGTCGGCAGGGTGTTCACCGTGCCGCCGGTGACTGGCGGGCCCGCCAAGTGGTACGTCCTGCTCGCCGACGGCCTGGCGGACGTCAGCCCCCTCCAGGCCACCCTGCTGCTGGCCGACCCGGCCATCAAGCAGGCGTACGGCCGCGCGGAGCCGCTGCCGAAGGAGATCGCCCCGGCGACCGCGAACGGGATGAAGCAGTCAGGCACCCGTCTCGGCGTCAGCGGCCTTCCCGCGTCCATGCCGAGGATCATTTCTTCCGCTCCGACGAGCCCGCTCTGCGCCGTCTACTCCGAGACCGAGCGCGGTTCGACCCAGGCGACCCTGACGATCGGCAGCACGGCGCCGATCCCCCAGCCGCCGAAGGGATGGTTCAACCAGGACGTGGCCGACCGGGTGACGCTCTCCCGCGGTGCCGGCGCCCTGGTGGGAGTGCTGCCGGGGAACGGCCAGACGGGGGCGATGAGGCCGCTCTACCTGATCGGCGACCAGGGACGGCGGCACGCCATCCTGTCGGCGGACATGCTGCCCAGCCTCGGCTACGAGCTGAAGGACGTCGCCCCGCTCCCGACGCAGATCGTGAAACTCATCCCCGAGGGCCCGGCGCTCGACCCGGCGGCGGCGAAGGCGCCCGTGCAGATCGCTCCTTCGGCGACGGCTCCCCCTCGGCAGTGA